Proteins from one Catenulispora sp. GP43 genomic window:
- a CDS encoding alpha/beta hydrolase: MADTAGAFSIDLPLMSMVTSDLEGLFGTGTGALGELGSLVLAGEAFGQIGSVVGSVNGELHDNLISSLSSGMGLFGTLNGALQTCTSDYASLDTMVSDSFASLGIGGTLPSTPTAGTSPADVNTWWNGLSSDQQAALVAGDPAKIGAMDGVPDTVRDSANRTVLSNLQTQTQQQITDLKNTPTSPYDDYPMAAAAQSSQIGALQTKLDGMNELQKVLDNGGTDGAPQKYLLGIDTNGIGHAIVASGNPDTSDNVVTVVPGVSTDLSAGHVDQYTTAADTIVNSAHNADPTQSTSAVAWMNYNAPGSVPAALFDAPAKAGGPVLDSFQQGLYATHDPSDPLHTTVIGHSYGTTVVGEATQAPGGLRADDVVLAASPGIDVDNAAAMHVPDGTAHVWATRDDNDPIVWAEGFHNTDPVTPAFGAHVFDGGVGPSGLVAAHDYYFDPSSPAMANFGQIATGHYNQVTSPPPVKPDPSWSYPMFGGE; the protein is encoded by the coding sequence GTGGCCGACACTGCGGGTGCCTTCAGCATCGACCTGCCGCTGATGAGCATGGTCACTTCTGACCTGGAGGGTCTGTTCGGCACCGGCACCGGTGCGCTGGGCGAGCTCGGGTCGCTGGTCCTGGCCGGCGAGGCGTTCGGCCAGATCGGGTCCGTGGTCGGCTCGGTCAACGGGGAGCTGCACGACAACCTCATCAGCTCCCTGTCATCGGGCATGGGGCTGTTCGGCACCCTCAACGGCGCGCTGCAGACCTGCACCAGCGACTACGCCTCGCTGGACACGATGGTCTCGGACAGCTTCGCGAGCCTGGGCATCGGCGGGACCCTGCCCTCGACGCCGACGGCCGGCACCAGCCCCGCCGACGTGAACACGTGGTGGAACGGACTGAGCAGCGACCAGCAGGCCGCGCTGGTGGCCGGTGATCCGGCGAAGATCGGGGCCATGGACGGGGTTCCCGACACGGTGCGCGACAGCGCGAACCGCACGGTCCTGTCGAACCTGCAGACCCAGACCCAGCAGCAGATCACCGACCTGAAGAACACCCCGACCTCGCCGTACGACGACTACCCGATGGCCGCCGCGGCGCAGTCGAGTCAGATCGGCGCCCTGCAGACCAAGCTCGACGGGATGAACGAGCTGCAGAAGGTGCTCGACAACGGCGGGACCGACGGCGCGCCGCAGAAGTACCTGCTGGGCATCGACACCAACGGCATCGGCCACGCGATCGTGGCCAGCGGCAACCCGGACACCTCCGACAACGTGGTGACCGTCGTCCCCGGCGTGAGCACCGACCTGTCGGCGGGCCACGTGGACCAGTACACGACCGCCGCCGACACCATCGTCAACTCCGCGCACAACGCCGACCCGACGCAGTCCACCTCGGCGGTGGCATGGATGAACTACAACGCCCCCGGATCGGTCCCGGCCGCGCTGTTCGACGCGCCGGCCAAGGCCGGCGGCCCGGTCCTGGACAGCTTCCAGCAGGGCCTGTACGCCACCCACGATCCGAGCGACCCGCTGCACACCACGGTGATCGGCCACAGCTACGGCACCACGGTGGTCGGCGAGGCCACCCAGGCCCCCGGCGGCCTGCGCGCCGACGACGTGGTGCTGGCGGCCAGCCCCGGCATCGACGTCGACAACGCCGCCGCGATGCACGTCCCCGACGGCACCGCGCACGTGTGGGCCACCCGCGACGACAACGACCCGATCGTCTGGGCCGAGGGCTTCCACAACACCGACCCGGTGACCCCGGCCTTCGGCGCGCACGTCTTCGACGGCGGCGTCGGCCCCAGCGGCCTGGTGGCCGCGCACGACTACTACTTCGACCCGTCCTCGCCGGCCATGGCGAACTTCGGCCAGATCGCCACCGGCCACTACAACCAGGTGACCTCGCCGCCTCCGGTCAAGCCGGACCCGTCGTGGTCGTACCCGATGTTCGGGGGCGAGTGA
- a CDS encoding glycosyltransferase, translating into MPETPETPEAPEPPAPLATRLAIVSTYAPRRCGIATFSQDLTTALARSAPDVAVEICALDRDGLDYPAEVRTVIEQDCHADYRRAAAHLADAGVDAVVIEHEYGIFGGPDGAWITGFAAELAQRGVPYLVTLHTVLSEPTHSQAATLHRLCRDAAAVTVFTETARTLAVRTGIAPPDRIVHVPHGAPTAVTDFTDATNFTDFTGFTDSKRATDATASHEIGTEVRRTLDGLAGRRLLSTFGLISPGKGLQTAIEALGLIASEHPDAAYLIAGSTHPEIVRTSGEDYRETLVQTAEQAGIADRVAFLDSFLTENEIGAILARTEIFCTPYRSREQISSGALTFAVAAGKPVVSTAYHYAVDMLGDGAGITVPPEDAEAFAGALRTLLGDDARLAAAGRAARERGADLRWDAVAKRFAAIVRACAEQRRREVPTVPAVPAGSVRPPRLKLKYLTQLTDSGGIVQFGQGMRPDPASGHCVDDVARLAIVAAGLCAEPPQALRGAAPHEWLDTSLDFLQAAYDPDARAARNMRTVEGAWLDEPHSGDHVGRMIWALGEIAATPAVPDKFRERAAEQLMEALPAVGGLRDLRSVAYAVLGLVQVAEPTRELERCVARLDAAWQDAAIEGWPWFEEQLSYDNARLAQALLAGGARAGDAAVAGRGLRALDWYLAQVGLGVRADDANADANANVRLALIGNLWRRKGAARPEYEGAEQPVDAAAAVEACAAAWRVTGDTRYARCARRSFGWFLGENRLGLPLYDSGSGGCRDGLQAGDTNPNQGAESTLAYHQARLGLIRAGLADDRDEAISR; encoded by the coding sequence ATGCCCGAGACTCCCGAGACTCCCGAGGCCCCCGAACCCCCCGCGCCGCTCGCGACCCGGCTGGCGATCGTCTCGACCTACGCGCCGCGCCGCTGTGGGATCGCCACGTTCTCGCAGGATCTGACCACCGCCCTGGCCCGGTCCGCGCCGGACGTGGCGGTGGAGATCTGCGCGCTGGACCGGGACGGCCTGGACTACCCGGCCGAGGTCCGCACCGTCATCGAGCAGGACTGCCATGCCGACTACCGACGGGCCGCCGCACACCTGGCCGACGCCGGGGTGGACGCCGTCGTCATCGAACACGAATACGGGATCTTCGGCGGCCCCGACGGGGCGTGGATCACCGGGTTCGCCGCCGAGCTGGCGCAGCGCGGGGTGCCGTATCTGGTGACGCTGCACACCGTGCTCTCCGAGCCGACCCACAGCCAGGCCGCGACGCTGCACCGGCTGTGCCGGGACGCGGCGGCGGTCACGGTGTTCACCGAGACGGCGCGCACGCTGGCCGTGCGCACCGGGATCGCGCCGCCGGACCGGATCGTGCATGTGCCGCACGGCGCGCCGACGGCGGTCACGGACTTCACGGACGCTACGAACTTCACGGACTTCACGGGCTTCACGGACTCCAAGCGCGCCACGGACGCCACGGCATCGCACGAGATCGGCACGGAGGTCCGGCGGACGCTGGACGGGCTCGCCGGGCGGCGTCTGCTGTCGACGTTCGGTCTGATCTCCCCCGGCAAGGGCCTGCAGACCGCGATCGAGGCCCTGGGGCTGATCGCCTCGGAGCACCCGGACGCCGCGTATCTGATCGCCGGATCGACGCACCCTGAGATCGTGCGCACCAGCGGCGAGGACTATCGCGAAACCCTGGTTCAGACAGCCGAACAGGCCGGGATCGCCGACCGCGTGGCGTTCCTGGACAGCTTCCTGACCGAGAACGAGATCGGCGCGATCCTGGCGCGGACGGAGATCTTCTGCACTCCGTACCGCTCGCGGGAGCAGATCTCCTCGGGGGCGCTCACTTTCGCCGTCGCCGCCGGAAAGCCGGTGGTGTCGACCGCCTACCACTACGCTGTGGACATGCTCGGTGACGGTGCCGGGATCACCGTTCCGCCGGAGGACGCAGAGGCCTTCGCCGGGGCGCTGCGCACGCTGCTCGGCGACGACGCGCGGCTGGCCGCCGCGGGCCGGGCGGCGCGGGAGCGCGGGGCGGATCTGCGCTGGGACGCGGTTGCGAAGCGGTTCGCGGCGATCGTCCGGGCCTGTGCGGAGCAGCGGCGGCGGGAGGTGCCGACGGTGCCGGCGGTGCCGGCCGGGAGCGTGCGGCCACCGCGGCTGAAGCTGAAGTACCTGACCCAGCTCACCGACTCCGGCGGGATAGTGCAGTTCGGGCAGGGGATGCGGCCGGATCCGGCGTCCGGGCACTGCGTCGACGACGTGGCGCGGCTGGCGATCGTCGCGGCCGGACTGTGCGCGGAGCCGCCGCAGGCGCTGCGCGGGGCGGCGCCGCACGAGTGGCTGGACACGAGCCTGGACTTCCTGCAGGCGGCCTACGATCCGGACGCGCGGGCGGCGCGGAACATGCGCACCGTCGAGGGCGCCTGGCTGGACGAGCCGCATTCCGGGGACCATGTCGGGCGGATGATCTGGGCGTTGGGCGAGATCGCGGCGACGCCGGCGGTCCCGGACAAGTTCCGGGAGCGGGCGGCTGAGCAGCTGATGGAGGCGCTGCCCGCGGTCGGGGGGCTGCGCGATCTGCGGAGCGTGGCGTACGCGGTGCTCGGGCTGGTGCAGGTCGCCGAGCCGACGCGGGAGCTCGAGCGGTGCGTGGCGCGGCTGGACGCGGCGTGGCAGGACGCCGCCATCGAGGGATGGCCGTGGTTCGAGGAGCAGTTGTCGTACGACAACGCGCGGCTGGCGCAGGCGCTGCTGGCCGGCGGGGCGCGGGCCGGGGACGCGGCCGTGGCCGGGCGGGGGTTGAGGGCGCTGGACTGGTATCTGGCGCAGGTGGGGCTCGGGGTCCGCGCCGACGACGCCAACGCTGATGCCAACGCCAACGTCCGGCTCGCACTCATAGGGAATCTGTGGCGGCGCAAGGGGGCGGCGCGTCCCGAGTACGAGGGCGCGGAGCAGCCGGTCGACGCCGCGGCGGCGGTGGAGGCGTGCGCGGCTGCGTGGCGGGTGACCGGGGACACGCGGTACGCCAGGTGCGCGAGACGTTCGTTCGGCTGGTTCCTGGGGGAGAACCGGCTAGGACTACCGCTGTACGACTCCGGTTCCGGCGGGTGCCGGGACGGACTGCAGGCCGGGGACACCAACCCCAACCAGGGGGCGGAGTCGACGCTGGCCTATCACCAGGCGCGCCTGGGACTGATCCGGGCGGGCCTGGCCGACGACAGGGACGAAGCCATTTCACGATGA
- a CDS encoding glycosidase, with protein sequence MPTKDDAIRDLFTREPANPILTAEDWPYRVNTVFNPGAATHGAETVLLCRVEDQRGISHLTVARSPDGVHGWRVEPKPLLAEDPGDHTSMWGVEDCRVTWVPELAKYVIAYTAYGPSGPCVALATTEDFQSVEKLGAVMPPDDKDAALLPRRVNGDFILYHRPVSSRDGNRGNIWLSRSSDLHHWSAPEPVMASREGPWWDAARIGLGPAPIETEHGWLGVYHGVKQMPAGPLYRAGLVLFDLDNPARVVRRSPAWVMGPAAEYETRGDVPNVVFPTGMVHDEDSGEVRLYYGAGDSVVALATARLGELLDHLWQYG encoded by the coding sequence TTGCCGACCAAGGACGACGCCATCCGGGACCTGTTCACGCGGGAACCCGCCAATCCGATTCTGACCGCCGAGGACTGGCCCTACCGGGTGAACACGGTGTTCAACCCGGGCGCGGCCACCCACGGCGCCGAGACCGTACTGCTGTGCCGGGTCGAGGACCAGCGCGGGATCTCCCACCTGACGGTCGCGCGCTCGCCCGACGGCGTGCACGGCTGGCGGGTGGAGCCCAAGCCGCTGCTGGCCGAGGACCCGGGCGACCACACGTCGATGTGGGGCGTGGAGGACTGCCGGGTGACGTGGGTGCCGGAGCTGGCGAAGTACGTGATCGCCTACACGGCGTACGGACCGTCAGGGCCCTGCGTCGCCCTGGCCACCACCGAGGACTTCCAGTCGGTGGAGAAACTGGGCGCGGTGATGCCGCCGGACGACAAGGACGCGGCACTGCTCCCCCGCCGGGTGAACGGCGACTTCATCCTGTACCACCGCCCGGTCAGCTCCCGCGACGGCAACCGGGGCAACATCTGGCTGTCCCGCTCCTCCGACCTGCACCACTGGTCGGCCCCCGAACCGGTGATGGCCAGCCGCGAGGGCCCGTGGTGGGACGCCGCGCGCATCGGCCTGGGCCCGGCCCCGATCGAGACCGAGCACGGCTGGCTGGGCGTCTACCACGGCGTGAAGCAGATGCCGGCGGGCCCGCTGTACCGCGCGGGCCTGGTCCTGTTCGACCTGGACAACCCGGCCCGGGTCGTCCGCCGCTCCCCGGCCTGGGTGATGGGCCCGGCCGCGGAGTACGAGACCCGCGGCGACGTGCCGAACGTGGTGTTCCCGACGGGGATGGTGCACGACGAGGACAGCGGCGAGGTGCGGTTGTACTACGGGGCCGGGGATTCGGTGGTGGCGCTGGCGACGGCGCGGTTGGGGGAGTTGTTGGATCACTTGTGGCAGTACGGGTGA
- a CDS encoding dodecin: MSEHTYRVTEIVGSSHEGIDAAIRNAIKRAGTTLHKLDWFEVTQIRGHLKDGEVAHFQVGLKVGFQIDEAD, translated from the coding sequence ATGAGCGAGCACACTTACCGCGTCACCGAGATCGTCGGCTCCTCCCACGAGGGCATCGACGCCGCCATCCGCAACGCCATCAAGCGCGCCGGCACCACCCTGCACAAACTGGACTGGTTCGAGGTGACCCAGATCCGCGGCCATCTGAAGGACGGCGAGGTGGCGCACTTCCAGGTCGGGCTGAAGGTCGGCTTCCAGATCGACGAGGCCGACTGA
- a CDS encoding Mut7-C RNAse domain-containing protein produces MAKADISITFDPGLHIFLAAANRRAGAAVETDATSSLGHVVEALGVPLVEVGELLVDGQPAAAGRVPVSGEHVEVRKLVFPQRVPGPLRFLLDIHLGTLARRLRVLGIDAAYETPDIGDAALAARSAQEQRVMLSRDRGLLHRRELFAGAYVYSHKPAVQLDEILDRFQPELAPWTRCTACNGVLRPVPKEEMRDRLESGTAKSYDAFAECESCGHAYWRGAHSASLDAIVEQATRHR; encoded by the coding sequence GTGGCGAAAGCGGATATCAGCATCACCTTCGACCCCGGGTTGCACATCTTCCTCGCGGCGGCGAACCGGCGGGCCGGGGCGGCTGTGGAGACCGATGCCACCTCCAGCTTGGGGCACGTCGTGGAGGCGCTCGGCGTCCCGTTGGTCGAGGTCGGCGAGTTGCTGGTCGACGGGCAGCCCGCGGCGGCCGGGCGCGTGCCGGTCTCCGGCGAGCACGTCGAGGTCCGCAAGCTGGTCTTTCCGCAGCGTGTTCCGGGTCCGCTGCGCTTCCTGCTGGACATCCACCTCGGGACGCTCGCGCGGCGGCTGCGGGTGCTCGGCATCGACGCCGCGTATGAGACCCCTGACATCGGGGACGCGGCGTTGGCGGCGCGTTCCGCGCAGGAGCAGCGGGTGATGCTCTCGCGCGATCGCGGGCTGCTGCACCGGCGCGAGCTGTTCGCCGGGGCCTACGTCTACAGCCACAAGCCCGCGGTGCAGCTCGACGAGATCCTGGACCGCTTCCAGCCGGAGCTGGCGCCGTGGACGCGCTGCACCGCGTGCAACGGCGTGCTGCGGCCGGTGCCCAAGGAGGAGATGCGCGACCGGCTGGAGAGCGGCACCGCCAAGTCCTACGACGCCTTCGCCGAATGCGAGTCCTGCGGCCACGCCTACTGGCGCGGGGCGCACTCGGCCAGCCTGGACGCGATCGTGGAGCAGGCGACCCGGCACCGGTAG
- a CDS encoding DUF1266 domain-containing protein, which translates to MGILGRLKSIVDVGFKVLPDAPALTPQQERGLALGAVYAAGDYLPINALTTAAEPHIAAKILEQSWDVHDAHSARATYRFLLDDGGHRAIYSCLRGYLNAGWDLSRADERARVEQATREIPAIAVQRGERPDLALNYFQSAWPLRAMMQWYHPRRIVDSVAAWDAARVVHVSRFVVDAGYLPADEAWAAIDAAVRMVRPEYPSWAEFQLGFLAGRVFWQANAGFDAQEISADYRKYTNAGKSLLGKAESPWLRLPW; encoded by the coding sequence GTGGGCATCTTGGGCAGACTGAAGAGCATCGTCGACGTCGGCTTCAAGGTGCTGCCCGACGCACCGGCGCTGACCCCGCAGCAGGAACGCGGCCTCGCGCTGGGCGCCGTGTACGCAGCCGGCGACTACCTGCCGATCAACGCCCTGACCACCGCGGCCGAACCACACATCGCGGCCAAGATCCTCGAGCAGTCCTGGGACGTCCACGACGCCCACTCGGCCCGCGCCACCTACCGCTTCCTGCTCGACGACGGCGGCCATCGCGCCATCTACTCCTGCCTACGCGGCTACCTGAACGCCGGCTGGGACCTCAGCCGGGCCGACGAGCGAGCCCGGGTCGAGCAGGCGACGCGGGAGATCCCGGCGATCGCCGTCCAGCGCGGCGAGCGCCCGGATCTGGCGCTGAACTACTTCCAGTCGGCATGGCCGCTTCGGGCGATGATGCAGTGGTACCACCCGCGGCGGATCGTCGACAGTGTCGCGGCCTGGGACGCGGCGCGGGTGGTGCACGTCAGCCGGTTCGTCGTGGACGCCGGGTACCTGCCGGCGGACGAGGCGTGGGCGGCGATCGACGCGGCGGTGCGGATGGTGCGGCCGGAGTACCCGTCGTGGGCGGAGTTCCAGCTGGGGTTCCTGGCCGGGCGGGTCTTCTGGCAGGCAAACGCGGGGTTCGACGCTCAAGAGATCAGCGCCGACTACCGGAAGTACACCAACGCAGGGAAGTCGTTGCTGGGCAAGGCGGAGAGTCCTTGGCTGCGGCTGCCCTGGTAA
- a CDS encoding DeoR/GlpR family DNA-binding transcription regulator, with product MYAEERQQAILAKARAAGRVDVVGLAEELSVTTETIRRDLTVLERAGVVRRVHGGAIPVERLGFEPGVAARDAVMTAEKERIAKAALAELPQEGSIIIDAGTTTGRLIEILPVDRELTVVVNAPAFGAQLATRPNLTVLMLGGRIRGRTMAAVDDWALAPLSQLCVDVAFLATNGVSVARGLTTPDITEAAVKRAMIGAARRTVLLADHGKVGNDCMARFGGLSDVDLFITDTGLDEETAGEFGDAGVRVVRA from the coding sequence ATGTACGCGGAGGAGCGCCAGCAGGCCATCCTGGCGAAGGCGCGGGCCGCCGGACGGGTCGACGTGGTGGGGCTGGCCGAGGAGCTGTCGGTCACCACCGAGACCATCCGGCGGGACCTGACCGTGCTGGAGCGCGCCGGGGTCGTCCGGCGCGTGCACGGCGGCGCGATTCCCGTCGAGCGCCTCGGGTTCGAGCCCGGCGTCGCGGCCCGGGACGCGGTGATGACCGCGGAGAAGGAGCGCATCGCCAAAGCCGCCCTGGCGGAGCTGCCGCAGGAGGGCTCGATCATCATCGACGCCGGCACCACCACCGGGCGCCTGATCGAGATCCTGCCGGTGGACCGGGAGCTGACCGTCGTGGTGAACGCCCCGGCCTTCGGCGCCCAGCTGGCCACCCGCCCGAATCTCACGGTCCTGATGCTCGGCGGCCGCATCCGCGGCCGGACCATGGCGGCGGTCGACGACTGGGCACTGGCGCCGCTGTCCCAGCTGTGCGTCGACGTGGCTTTCCTGGCGACCAACGGGGTCTCGGTGGCGCGCGGACTGACCACCCCCGACATCACCGAGGCGGCGGTGAAGCGCGCCATGATCGGCGCCGCCCGGCGCACCGTGCTGCTGGCCGACCACGGGAAGGTCGGCAACGACTGCATGGCGCGCTTCGGCGGGCTGAGCGACGTCGACCTGTTCATCACCGACACCGGTCTGGACGAGGAGACCGCAGGGGAGTTCGGGGACGCCGGGGTGCGGGTGGTGCGGGCCTGA
- a CDS encoding restriction endonuclease → MAGSKPKGVAQQLFEAQQRRAAHKAALEKAALAAREKEKRAAARREEAAARQARRAAEESAKRQQASDARQVQQVLREMEKRETLRQQAEAREAMVRERNAARDEKAQAVQRLKDEAAERTREIERRVEAIGSVLAGRDRGLEPLRADSGAALDSGGAEGFADRVSQILAERAFLKRARPEVAYSPDTRRLTVAVDLPRPEGVPADKAFRYVAARGEIVAIPRREAEKQSIYQDAVARLALCVADYAAAVTAPEAVDVIAVNGHVRATDPATGRPVRPCLVSLLVERDVFERVALDEPRLDPVQCLIHLRALLSDDPCGLQPVIPFADPGLERRRPAEAAAVLDLATMDPYDFERLIRDLFLAMGFRAWKTPDSRDGGVDAVAVRDDIAIGGVCVIQAKRYTHTVPVEAVRALYGTMQEHKAYTGLVVTTSSFGPASHAFAAEVGRITLVDGARLRALIKEHLGMDAVISGRRTATS, encoded by the coding sequence GTGGCGGGGTCGAAGCCGAAAGGCGTCGCGCAGCAGCTTTTCGAAGCGCAGCAGCGCAGAGCGGCGCACAAGGCGGCGTTGGAGAAGGCTGCCCTGGCGGCGCGGGAGAAGGAGAAGCGGGCTGCGGCGCGTCGGGAGGAGGCCGCCGCTCGGCAGGCCCGGCGGGCCGCGGAGGAGTCGGCCAAGCGGCAGCAGGCGTCCGACGCGCGCCAGGTGCAGCAGGTGCTCCGGGAGATGGAGAAGCGGGAGACGCTGCGCCAGCAGGCCGAAGCGCGCGAGGCCATGGTCCGGGAGCGCAATGCCGCTCGGGACGAGAAGGCGCAGGCTGTGCAGCGGCTCAAGGACGAGGCGGCGGAGCGCACCCGGGAGATCGAGCGGCGGGTTGAGGCGATCGGCAGTGTCCTGGCCGGTCGTGACCGCGGATTGGAGCCGCTGCGTGCGGACTCCGGCGCCGCTCTCGACAGCGGCGGCGCCGAGGGCTTCGCCGACCGCGTCTCGCAAATCCTCGCCGAGCGCGCCTTCCTCAAGCGTGCGCGTCCAGAGGTGGCCTACTCCCCCGACACACGTCGTCTGACCGTCGCAGTCGATCTGCCGCGGCCTGAAGGCGTCCCGGCCGACAAGGCGTTCCGCTACGTCGCGGCGCGAGGCGAGATCGTGGCGATACCGAGGCGTGAGGCGGAGAAACAGAGTATCTACCAAGACGCCGTGGCACGCCTTGCCCTGTGCGTCGCCGACTACGCCGCCGCCGTCACCGCACCGGAGGCCGTCGATGTCATCGCCGTCAACGGCCACGTGCGCGCCACCGATCCGGCGACCGGCCGGCCGGTGCGGCCGTGTCTGGTGAGTCTTCTCGTGGAACGCGACGTCTTCGAGCGCGTCGCGCTGGACGAGCCGCGTCTGGATCCGGTGCAATGCCTGATACATCTCAGGGCCCTGTTGTCCGACGATCCCTGCGGCCTCCAGCCGGTGATCCCGTTCGCTGATCCCGGCCTGGAGCGCCGCCGGCCCGCCGAAGCAGCGGCCGTCCTGGACCTGGCGACCATGGACCCCTACGACTTCGAACGCCTCATCCGCGACCTGTTCCTCGCCATGGGTTTCAGAGCCTGGAAGACCCCGGACAGCCGTGACGGCGGTGTCGACGCGGTGGCGGTCCGCGACGACATCGCCATCGGCGGTGTCTGTGTCATCCAGGCCAAGCGCTACACCCACACCGTGCCGGTCGAGGCGGTGCGCGCGCTGTACGGCACGATGCAGGAGCACAAGGCCTACACCGGCCTGGTCGTCACCACCTCGTCCTTCGGACCGGCCAGCCACGCCTTCGCCGCCGAGGTCGGGCGGATCACCCTGGTCGACGGCGCACGCCTCAGGGCCCTGATCAAGGAGCACCTGGGCATGGACGCGGTGATCAGCGGACGCAGGACAGCGACGAGCTGA